Part of the Labilibaculum antarcticum genome, TGCTTTATTTGCAGAAACTCTTGATTTAGGTGTAAGTAAGTTTTTAGAAGAAAAAAAATCACCATCACGTAAGGTAAATGAGTTGGATAACCGTGGTTCTAATTTTTATTTAGCAATGTATTGGGCTGAAGCACTTGCAGCTCAGAATAAGAATGCTGAATTGAAAAAGACATTCGTTAAAGTTGCTGCAGATTTGAAAGCAAATGAAGCTAAGATTGTAGCTGAATTAAACGATGCTCAAGGTAAGCCAATGAATATTGGTGGCTATTTTATGCCAAACGAGGAGTTGGTAACTAAGGCTATGCGTCCTAGTGTGACTTTAAATACAATAATCGATGCAATATAAATCAGATATTATCGATTAAATATATTGAAGGCCTTCCATTTTGGGAGGCCTTTTATTTTTGTATCAGGTTTATTAACCGAAATATATTCAACCTCTCTAATTTGAATGTTATGAAGCTGTACAACCAATGTCAATCTGATGACAAACATGATTAGCGAAACCATAACCAGCCTCTGAGTAGATGTCGTAAACAGCATCTACATTCATTTTTTCAAGTTGCTTGCGTTCATCATCGAATCGAGCAATGGCTGCAATATTTCCTTTAAAACTAGTCGCTTTCAATCGCTCAACGGCAAAAATGTTCGATTTGTGGTCATTCATACAAAGCATAACCAACCTTACCTTGTGACTATCAGGTTTTTCAAAAATATTCTCCCAAAATTCACTATCTGTAGCATCATCCTGTTGAATATTTTTTCCATCTTTTTTTAGTTGTTGAACTACATCGTAGTTGTAGTCTAACCCAAGAACCTTGCGGCCATAGGTTTTGTTTAGTTGATCGTAAACAGATAGACCAAGTTTACCCATACCAAACACAAGAATTTCAGCATTTCCAATATCAAAAGCTTTATCGTAAATCAAACGTTTTTGTGTTTCGAATTTGCGCAAATGATCTTTAAGTGAATAGTATATCTTATGTGCTTTCGCGTTAAGAGGTGATGAGATGATAAAAGTAGTAGCGACTGCAATTGCAATCGATACTAGCCAATCGGAAGGAATTAAACCTTTAGCAACAGCAATGGAGGCAACAATTAATCCAAACTCGCTGAAATTAGCAAGAGTTAAAGAGGTAAACAAAGATGTTCTGGCACGAACCCGAAATCTGGTCAATACCCAAAAATAAAGGATGACTTTAAAGTTAATTGCCAAAGCTAGCACAATTGCTAATGTTAACATTTGAAGGCTTGGTAAGCCTATTAGTCCAATGGATAGAAAAAACCCGATCAAAAAGATGTCTTTAAAGTTCATAAGAGAGTCTGCCAGCTCTTTTGCTTTCTTATGATTGGATATAAGAATACCAACAACCAAAGCTCCTAAGTCGGCCTTTAAACCAACAACTGTAAACAGCTCAGCACCTACAACAAATGCCAGAAAAAACCCATAAAGTACAAGTATCTCACCATGTCCGATTTTATCTAAAATTAGAAGTAATACCGGACGAATGATAACAAAAAGTACAGGTAAGCCTATTGCCCAAATAGTAGGGAGTTTTCCTGCAACCAATACAATGTAGAAAACCGCGAATATGTCTTGTATGATCAGAATTCCAATGGATAGAACACCGTAAGCCGATTTCAGT contains:
- a CDS encoding cation:proton antiporter family protein, with translation MDPVWLAIAFALGLLVKLIGLPPLVGYLIAGFTLKYFGAESDDLIRTISDMGITLLLFTIGLKLRIKDLLHKEVWGGASIHMLLVTLLMALILFGLSYTSLHIFTDFTWQQALIIGFALSFSSTIYAVKILEEKSELKSAYGVLSIGILIIQDIFAVFYIVLVAGKLPTIWAIGLPVLFVIIRPVLLLILDKIGHGEILVLYGFFLAFVVGAELFTVVGLKADLGALVVGILISNHKKAKELADSLMNFKDIFLIGFFLSIGLIGLPSLQMLTLAIVLALAINFKVILYFWVLTRFRVRARTSLFTSLTLANFSEFGLIVASIAVAKGLIPSDWLVSIAIAVATTFIISSPLNAKAHKIYYSLKDHLRKFETQKRLIYDKAFDIGNAEILVFGMGKLGLSVYDQLNKTYGRKVLGLDYNYDVVQQLKKDGKNIQQDDATDSEFWENIFEKPDSHKVRLVMLCMNDHKSNIFAVERLKATSFKGNIAAIARFDDERKQLEKMNVDAVYDIYSEAGYGFANHVCHQIDIGCTAS